A single genomic interval of Megalobrama amblycephala isolate DHTTF-2021 linkage group LG17, ASM1881202v1, whole genome shotgun sequence harbors:
- the LOC125250798 gene encoding protein NLRC3-like, with the protein MSLSEKHSVRSGSHVSCSVFLKSDRSKGIGPNFGGEKPSSNKSVRSGSHVSSSVSLKSDRSKDDGPFFSGEKPSSNKSVRSGSHVSSCVSLKSDRSKDDGPFFSGEKPSSNNSVRSGSHVSSSVSLKSDRSKDDGPFFSGEKPSSNNSVRSGSHVSSSVSLKSDRSKDDGPFFSGEKPSSNKSVRSGSHVSSSVSLKSDRSKDDGPFFSGEKPSSNKRLQYETLDSDVQTRRNHKNFLWIFQDLESKIITFLKNELEKFKKILQNENSQNLVKDFNENRCSIKAAALDLTLHYLREMKQDEAADALEVELIFIHQLKCGLKKKYQCVFEGMAKHGDSTLLNNIYTDLYITQGGSEQVNTEHEVRQIEVASRRHESQEIQVKCTNLFEAPEQDEEIRTVLTKGVAGIGKSVSVQKFVLDWAEGKENQDISFIFPLPFREMNLKEKEKLSLMDLITYFFPETKGLNLTRRNRLKVLFILDGLDECRLPLKFHCNEMWCDVSSPASLDVLLTNLMKGNLLPSALIWITTRPAAASKIPPDCIDRLTEIRGFSDAQKEEYFKKRFTDQNQAITIIDHVKKSKSLFIMCHIPVFCWISATVLHNILEEKRNNDVKNNQADEISKTSQKSNTADTPKTLTQMYTHFLRFQIQQSRRKYDEEYAAGVSWDKDTILSLGKLAFHQLERNNVIFYDTDLEACGIDVYKASVYSGMCTQIFKEETGIILGTMYCFVHLSIQEFIAALYAHLFLDINKKSVFDHESTKQENKNKSMIDFLKTAVDKALKSDNGHLDLFLRFLLGLSLQSNRRLLRGLLTQQDGNDQSNKEIVQYIKQKLEGNLSAERSINLFYCLNELNDQTLVKEIQTHLSKGSLSSGDLSPAQWSALVFVLLTSEEELEEFDLQKFKKSDECLIRLSAVIKNSRRALCLISADS; encoded by the exons TGTAAGATCAGGATCACATGTGTCCTGCTCTGTGTTTCTGAAGAGTGACCGGTCAAAAGGTATAGGACCAAACTTCGGTGGGGAAAAACCATCATCTAATAAAAG TGTAAGATCAGGATCACACGTGTCCAGCTCTGTGTCTCTGAAGAGTGACCGGTCAAAAGATGATGGACCATTCTTCAGTGGGGAAAAACCATCATCTAATAAAAG TGTAAGATCAGGATCACACGtgtccagctgtgtgtctctgaagagtgATCGGTCAAAAGATGATGGACCATTCTTCAGTGGGGAAAAACCATCATCTAATAACAG TGTAAGATCAGGATCACACGTGTCCAGCTCTGTGTCTCTGAAGAGTGATCGGTCAAAAGATGATGGACCATTCTTCAGTGGGGAAAAACCATCATCTAATAACAG TGTAAGATCAGGATCACATGTGTCCAGCTCTGTGTCTCTGAAGAGTGATCGGTCAAAAGATGATGGACCATTCTTCAGTGGGGAGAAACCATCATCTAATAAAAG TGTAAGATCAGGATCACATGTGTCCAGCTCTGTGTCTCTGAAGAGTGACCGGTCAAAAGATGATGGACCATTCTTCAGTGGGGAAAAACCATCATCTAATAAAAG GCTTCAATATGAGACATTAGACTCAGACGTTCAGACTCGCAGGAATCACAAGAATTTCCTGTGGATCTTCCAG GATCTTGAGAgcaaaataatcacatttttgaAGAACGAGCTGGAAAAGtttaagaaaatattacaaaatgagaACTCACAAAACTTAGTGAAGGACTTTAATGAGAATAGATGCAGTATCAAAGCAGCAGCTCTTGATCTCACACTACATTACCTGAGAGAGATGAAGCAAGATGAAGCTGCTGATGCTCTAGAAG TTGAGCTGATCTTCATTCATCAGCTAAAATGTGGCCTAAAGAAGAAGTATCAATGTGTGTTTGAAGGAATGGCGAAGCATGGTGACTCCACACTTCTGAATAACATCTACACAGATCTCTATATCACTCAGGGTGGCAGTGAACAGGTCAATACTGAACATGAGGTCAGACAGATTGAAGTTGCTTCCAGGCGCCATGAATCTCAAGAGATTCAGGTTAAATGCACAAATTTGTTTGAAGCTCCTGAACAAGACGAGGAGATCCGAACTGTACTGACAAAAGGAGTTGCTGGCATCGGAAAATCAGTCTCTGTGCAAAAGTTTGTtctggactgggctgaaggaaaagaaaatcaaGATATCAGTTTCATATTTCCTCTTCCATTCAGAGAGATGAACTTAAAGGAGAAAGAAAAACTAAGTTTGATGGACCTTATAACTTATTTTTTCCCAGAGACAAAAGGACTGAACCTTACAAGAAGGAATCGATTAAAAGTCCTGTTCATCCTTGATGGATTGGATGAATGTCGCCTTCCTCTGAAGTTTCATTGTAATGAGATGTGGTGTGATGTATCGTCACCAGCCTCTCTGGATGTTCTCCTAACGAACCTCATGAAGGGAAATCTGCTTccttctgctctcatctggatcaccaccAGACCAGCAGCTGCCAGTAAGATTCCTCCTGACTGTATCGACCGGCTGACAGAGATACGAGGATTCAGTGATGCACAAAAGGAAGAGTACTTCAAAAAAAGATTCACGGATCAGAATCAGGCCATTACAATCATTGATCATGTTAAAAAATCAAAGAGTCTCTTTatcatgtgccacatcccaGTCTTCTGCTGGATTTCAGCCACTGTTCTCCATAACATTCTGGAGGAGAAAAGAAATAATGATGTGAAAAACAATCAGGCTGATGAGATCTCTAAAACATCACAGAAATCAAATACTGCAGACACTCCCAAGACTCTGacacaaatgtacacacactttcTCCGCTTTCAGATCCAGCAGAGCCGCCGAAAGTATGATGAAGAATACGCAGCAGGTGTTTCCTGGGATAAAGACACCATCCTTTCACTGGGGAAACTGGCATTTCATCAGCTGGAGAGAAACAATGTGATCTTCTATGACACAGACCTGGAAGCCTGTGGTATTGACGTCTATAAGGCATCAGTGTACTCAGGCATGTGTACCCAGATCTTTAAGGAGGAAACGGGGATCATTCTTGGTACCATGTACTGCTTTGTTCACTTGAGCATTCAAGAGTTTATTGCAGCCCTTTATGCACATCTGTTTCTAGACATCAACAAGAAAAGTGTGTTTGATCATGAGTCTACAAAAcaggaaaacaaaaataaatccaTGATTGATTTTCTCAAGACTGCAGTGGACAAGGCGCTCAAGAGTGACAATGGACACCTGGACCTTTTCCTTCGCTTCCTCCTCGGTCTGTCACTCCAGTCCAATCGACGACTCTTACGGGGTCTGTTGACACAGCAAGACGGCAATGACCAGAGCAACAAGGAAATAGTTCAGTACATCAAGCAGAAATTAGAAGGTAATCTGTCTGCAGAgagatccatcaatctgttctactgtctgaatgaactgaACGACCAAACTCTGGTAAAGGAGATTCAGACCCACCTTAGCAAAGGAAGTCTCTCATCTGGTGACCTTTCACCTGCCCAGTGGTCTGCTTTGGtctttgtgttgttgacatcaGAGGAAGAGCTGGAGGAGTTTGATCTTCAGAAATTCAAGAAATCAGACGAGTGTCTCATTAGATTATCGGCAGTCATCAAAAACTCCAGAAGAGCTCT ATGTCTGATTTCTGCGGACTCGTGA